In Segatella copri, the DNA window CATCATCGCCTACATCGAAAGTAGAGTTGACGATAAGTGCATTCTTGCAGCTCTCCAGGTCAAGACCATCACCATTCTGAGCATATGAAGGGTTGCGGACCAATACATCTTCTATAAGAACGTTCTCGCACATCAGCGGATGGATGTTCCATGCAGGTGAATTCTGGAAGATGACACCATTGAGCCAAACGTTCTTGCAGCTTACGAGACTGATCATTACAGGGCGGAGGAAACGCTTGATCTCGTTCCATTCTTCTTCTGAAGCTGGAGTTTTAGGCACATTCATGTTGGCACTGTTGTCTGCCTTCAATGCACCTTCTGATGGGAACCAGTAGTCAGTTCTCTTGAATGCACCGCCACGTGAAGTAATCTGCTTCCACTGTGCAGCGGTAACCTTCTGCTTCTTCAATGGGCGCCAGTATTCTCCGTTTCCGTCGATGCAGCCCTGACCGGTAATTGCCACGTTGGTAAGATGATGACCAGAGATAGGCGACTGGCAGCGGCGTGTATCCAAACCCTCAAACGATGTTTCTATAAAAGGGTAGAGGGCATCATCTGGTGAGAAAAGGATGACTGCACCTTTTTCGAGATGTAGGTTGATATTGCTCTTCAATACGATAGGACCTGTGAACCATACGCCCTGTGGAACGATGAGTTTGCCGCCGCCTTTCTGAGTCAGCGCATCGATAGCCTTGGCAAAGGCTGTGGTACAGAGAGAAGAGCCATCTCCAATAGCACCAAAGTCCTTGAGGTTTACCTCATTGGCTGGGAATTGCGGACGGGTCACCTTCTCCATCTGGAATGGTAGATTCTCGTAAAGAGCATCATACTTCTTGATGTCGGTTGCCTGGGCACTTAGCGCCAACAAGCAAGCACATACCATGCTAAAAAATTTCTTCATCTATTTTTTTCGGTTTGTTGGGTTATTATATATAAGTTATTATTTATGATTCTGCATATAGATTGCAGTTTATGTTGCAAAAATACGCATTTAATTTCTTATAGCCAAATAAATAGAGTATAATTACATCGCAAACGTTTTCGTTCATAGGGAATCATAGCGAGTGGTTCCGAGAGACGAGAGATAAAATAACTCTATGCATTCAAATCTCTCCTACATTTCATTTGAGATAAGCACAACAAAGAAGAGCGAATTATTCTTTTTAGCAGAATTTTCTTATCGAAAACTTGCGAGTGTAGAAGAAATGTTGTATATTTGTAGCCGATACAACTCAATTAAATTTTTTGATATATTGCTTATGAAATGTATTCGTTTACACCTATTGTTGTCAGCCCTGTTGCTGATCTCTGTATCAGCATTTGCAGGACCACGTAGTTTCCGACAAGCCAAGCAGATAGCAGAGCGCCAGGCTGCTTTGTTGGGTATCGTCATGGATGAGTCTGCTGCATCACAGGCGAAGTCTTTCGGTTTTGGTGACAAAACTCAGAAATCTCAGGCTTCTGATCAGGAAACTGCCAGTTATTATGTTTTTCCTCATGGTGAGGGAAAGGGTTTCACGATTGTGTCGGGCGATGATTGTCTGCCGGAAATCGTGGGTTATACCGATCAGGGAACTTATGATGAGGCATCTCTTCCAGAAAGTTATAAGAACTTCATGAAGGCTTATCAGGAGATGGTAGAGGCTT includes these proteins:
- a CDS encoding glycoside hydrolase family 28 protein codes for the protein MKKFFSMVCACLLALSAQATDIKKYDALYENLPFQMEKVTRPQFPANEVNLKDFGAIGDGSSLCTTAFAKAIDALTQKGGGKLIVPQGVWFTGPIVLKSNINLHLEKGAVILFSPDDALYPFIETSFEGLDTRRCQSPISGHHLTNVAITGQGCIDGNGEYWRPLKKQKVTAAQWKQITSRGGAFKRTDYWFPSEGALKADNSANMNVPKTPASEEEWNEIKRFLRPVMISLVSCKNVWLNGVIFQNSPAWNIHPLMCENVLIEDVLVRNPSYAQNGDGLDLESCKNALIVNSTFDVGDDGICIKSGKDADGRKRGIPCENVIVNGCTVFKGHGGFVVGSEMSGGVKNIKVSDCQFLGTDVGLRFKSTRGRGGVVENIYIDNMSMFDIQTDVITFDLYYGGKSAVEVLNDGDQKKQQVVDMKKVDETTPAFRNIDINHVICRGARRAAYFNGLPEMPVQNISIKDMEVNNAEQGIVINRTDGVKLENIKVSAKTHTFDAKNSKNVTVNDKTYKKIDEKGITLDF